Part of the Cryptococcus neoformans var. grubii H99 chromosome 2, complete sequence genome is shown below.
GACCGCCCGAAAGTCCACTGGTGGTAAGGCCCCCAGGAAGCAGCGTAAGTCTTGGGAAATTAGCAGTCTCGTTTTTGCCTAGATCCTCAGCTGACTGGTCTCTTTAGTCGCTACCAAGGCTGCCAGGAAGCAAACCACCACCTCTGCCGCTGGTGGTGTCAAGAAGCCCCACAGGTACAGGCCCGGTACCGTCGCTCTCCGAGAAATCCGACGATACCAGAAGTAAGTCTCTTGCCACTTTTTGCCTCTTGGGACGAGGGCTAACAATTGCGCCTAGGTCTACCGAGCTCCTTATCAGGAAGCTTCCCTTCCAGCGACTTGTCCGTGAAATCGCCCAGGACTTCAAGGTAAGCCGTTTTAACTCTTGGCACGTTGACGCGCCCGCGCTGACTTGGCACCTGTAGACCGACCTTCGATTCCAGTCCTCTGCCGTCATGGCTCTCCAGGAGGCTTCCGAAGCCTACCTTGTCTCTCTCTTTGAGGACACCAACTTGGCTGCCATCCACGCTAAGCGTGTCACCATCCAGCCCAAGGACCTCCAGCTCGCCCGTCGTCTCCGAGGCGAGAGGTCTTAA
Proteins encoded:
- a CDS encoding histone H3, which gives rise to MARTKQTARKSTGGKAPRKQLATKAARKQTTTSAAGGVKKPHRYRPGTVALREIRRYQKSTELLIRKLPFQRLVREIAQDFKTDLRFQSSAVMALQEASEAYLVSLFEDTNLAAIHAKRVTIQPKDLQLARRLRGERS